The DNA region TACCCTTAAATCCAACCCCAATCTCCCCGCCACATCCCCCACCGTTACCCGATAATTCAAATCCTCTATTGACTCAATTAGTCTGGTGTTTACACTCATGTTCTCTTTTTCCTCTCCTGCCCTTGTTTTTTTTTCTCCCATTTTAATTCAATACCTCATTTCCCAGAGTTTCTTGACAATAGCATTTTTTCTTTGTTAAAGTGAGAGAGAGGGGTTGGACGGCGGGTGTGGAGACCGCCAGGACACTGGGGCTGAGAAGAAAATAAACAAGAATAATTGTCAAAAAGAGGGGAAAGAAATTGCGCAAGGAGCAGTTGTAAGAAATAATGGTCTATAAGTGGGAAGAGAGAAGAGGAAGAAAGATATATGACAGAAATAAGGGAATTAGAAAGTCAATTGAAGAGTCTAGGAGAAAGGGCAGAGAGTGAAATAGAAGAAGCAGATAGCTTATCGAAGTTAGAGGGGATAAGGGTAAGCTACCTGGGGAAAAAGGGGAAAATATCGGTGATAATGAAAGAAATGGGCAGACTGTCGCCGCCTCAGAGGCCTCTTTTGGGGGCAATAGCCAATGAAATAAAGGAGAGAATACAAGAGAAACTGAAAAAACAACAGGAGAAAATCCAAGAGAGGGAAATAGAAAAGAAAATAAAGGAAGAAACCCTGGATGTGACAATGCCGGGGGTAGGGAGACGACTGGGAAGAATACACCCCATCCAAAGTACAATAGACCGGATTGTAGACATATTTGTAGGGATGGGGTACACAGTAGCGGAGGGGCCTCAAATAGAAACGGACTATTACAATTTTACGGCCCTAAACACTCCCGAAGACCACCCGGCAAGGGATATGCAAGACACCTTCTATTTTGAGGATGGGACTTTGTTACGCACCCACACATCTTCAGTACAAATACGCTACATGGAGAAGCATAAACCCCCCATTAGAATTGTAGCACCGGGGAGAGTGTACAGAAGGGATACAGTAGATGCCACCCATTCGGCGGTATTTCACCAGGTAGAAATCTTAGCAGTGGGGGAAGGGTTGACCTTTACCGACTTGAAGGGTACTATTAAAGAGTTCCTCAGGAGGATGTTTGGGGAGGATTTGCCTACCGTCTTTCGCGCCAGTTATTTCCCGTTTACTGAACCTTCTGCGGAAGTAGATGTACAATGGCAAGGGAAATGGCTTGAGGTCCTCGGTTGTGGTATGGTAGATCCTAATGTGTTAAAGGCGGTAGGATACGACCCGGAAAAATACACCGGTTTTGCTGCAGGATTGGGGGTAGAGCGTTTTGCTATGATACTCCACAAAATAGATGATATTCGTCGCCTCTATCAAAGT from Geminocystis sp. M7585_C2015_104 includes:
- the pheS gene encoding phenylalanine--tRNA ligase subunit alpha, with the translated sequence MTEIRELESQLKSLGERAESEIEEADSLSKLEGIRVSYLGKKGKISVIMKEMGRLSPPQRPLLGAIANEIKERIQEKLKKQQEKIQEREIEKKIKEETLDVTMPGVGRRLGRIHPIQSTIDRIVDIFVGMGYTVAEGPQIETDYYNFTALNTPEDHPARDMQDTFYFEDGTLLRTHTSSVQIRYMEKHKPPIRIVAPGRVYRRDTVDATHSAVFHQVEILAVGEGLTFTDLKGTIKEFLRRMFGEDLPTVFRASYFPFTEPSAEVDVQWQGKWLEVLGCGMVDPNVLKAVGYDPEKYTGFAAGLGVERFAMILHKIDDIRRLYQSDLRFLRQF